A single Pirellulales bacterium DNA region contains:
- a CDS encoding prenyltransferase/squalene oxidase repeat-containing protein: protein MIAAPLAQVQLAQADEVLPKHVTQDTLKAVRSGLDYLARTQADDGAWREGQGGQAYPMAMTALACTALLANGNSPTRGRYGEQLKRGTDYILQCAQNSKSGLITSPSSENGMPMHGHGFALMYLASVYGMETNPTKHTAIHDAVIAGVNLTARGQSGAGGWTYVPGGGDEGSVTVTQVQALRAAQNAGIQVPSGTIENAIRYLERCSTPEGGICYSLASGGEAHLPISAAAVATLYNAGEFDSPLANRCLDFVWQRFEAINGWSKRAGHDYYTHLYASQAFYMAGDQYWDKYFPTTRDELLKMQNAGEGSWDGDGIGKTYGTAIALIILQLPYKFLPVYQR, encoded by the coding sequence CCGACGAAGTGCTGCCCAAACACGTTACGCAAGACACCCTTAAGGCCGTTCGCTCCGGGCTGGATTATCTTGCGCGCACTCAAGCCGACGATGGCGCCTGGCGTGAAGGCCAGGGCGGGCAAGCATATCCTATGGCCATGACAGCCTTAGCCTGCACCGCGCTGTTGGCTAACGGCAACTCGCCTACAAGAGGCCGATATGGAGAACAGCTGAAGCGCGGTACGGATTACATATTGCAATGCGCCCAAAATAGTAAATCTGGATTGATCACCAGTCCGAGCTCGGAGAACGGCATGCCGATGCACGGCCACGGCTTCGCCTTGATGTATTTGGCCTCCGTGTATGGTATGGAAACCAATCCCACCAAACACACGGCGATTCACGATGCCGTGATCGCTGGCGTCAACCTTACGGCGCGAGGTCAAAGTGGGGCGGGGGGGTGGACGTATGTTCCGGGCGGCGGCGATGAAGGATCGGTTACGGTCACTCAAGTTCAGGCATTGCGTGCTGCGCAAAATGCCGGCATTCAAGTTCCCAGTGGAACCATCGAAAATGCCATTCGTTATCTTGAGCGCTGTAGCACGCCGGAAGGGGGCATTTGTTACTCGCTGGCATCCGGGGGCGAAGCTCATTTGCCAATTTCTGCGGCGGCCGTGGCGACCCTGTACAACGCGGGCGAATTCGATTCACCACTCGCCAATCGTTGCTTGGATTTTGTGTGGCAGCGGTTCGAGGCAATTAACGGCTGGAGCAAGCGCGCCGGTCACGATTATTACACGCATTTGTATGCATCGCAGGCCTTTTACATGGCCGGCGACCAGTATTGGGACAAGTATTTTCCGACTACCCGCGATGAGTTGCTAAAAATGCAAAACGCTGGTGAAGGCTCGTGGGATGGGGACGGAATCGGCAAAACTTACGGTACAGCTATCGCACTTATTATTCTTCAATTACCCTATAAGTTTCTACCCGTTTACCAGCGTTGA
- a CDS encoding MoxR family ATPase, which produces MEDLRRLEQAHRHLREQIAHIVVGQDEVIEQLMIAIFARGHCILEGVPGLAKTLMVSTLANCLSLQFTRIQFTPDLMPSDITGTEVLQDDRQTGTRHLQFMRGPVFTNILLADEINRTPPKTQAALLEAMQERQVSAGGRRHALVDPFFVLATQNPIEQEGTYPLPEAQLDRFLFKVYVGYPTPDEERQIYRRTTGAEVEHVTKILDGLEIPHLQKIVRSVPVSDHCLDYVMALVRATRAGEPNSPAYISRWVSWGAGPRAGQALILAAKARAALHGRPAVAIDDIRAVSKPVLRHRLVATYAAQADGQTPDTIVDALIRDIPVRSGADELDGRVAQVFQS; this is translated from the coding sequence CTGGAAGATTTGCGCCGTCTGGAACAGGCCCATCGGCATTTGCGGGAGCAAATTGCGCACATCGTGGTTGGACAGGACGAAGTCATCGAGCAATTGATGATTGCCATCTTTGCTCGCGGCCATTGCATTTTAGAAGGCGTGCCAGGGTTAGCGAAGACTTTAATGGTCAGCACACTGGCCAATTGCCTGTCGCTGCAATTCACGCGCATTCAATTCACGCCCGACTTAATGCCCAGCGACATCACCGGAACGGAGGTACTGCAAGACGATCGGCAAACCGGTACGCGGCATCTACAATTCATGCGAGGGCCGGTATTCACTAATATTTTGCTGGCCGACGAAATCAATCGCACGCCTCCCAAGACTCAGGCCGCGCTATTGGAAGCCATGCAAGAACGCCAAGTTTCGGCCGGCGGCCGGCGGCACGCGCTGGTGGACCCGTTTTTCGTGCTGGCCACGCAAAACCCGATCGAACAGGAGGGTACCTATCCATTGCCCGAAGCGCAATTAGATCGCTTCCTATTCAAGGTGTATGTCGGTTATCCCACGCCTGACGAGGAGCGGCAGATTTATCGCCGCACCACCGGCGCGGAAGTGGAGCACGTCACCAAAATACTAGACGGTCTGGAAATTCCTCATTTGCAGAAGATTGTTCGTAGCGTGCCGGTTTCCGATCATTGCTTGGATTACGTCATGGCACTGGTTCGCGCCACTCGCGCTGGCGAGCCCAATAGTCCGGCATATATCTCACGTTGGGTTTCCTGGGGCGCCGGCCCTCGCGCTGGGCAAGCGCTCATTCTCGCTGCCAAAGCCCGGGCCGCATTGCACGGTCGCCCGGCAGTGGCCATCGACGACATCCGCGCTGTTTCTAAACCTGTATTGCGGCATCGCTTGGTGGCCACTTATGCGGCTCAGGCCGACGGACAAACCCCCGATACTATTGTCGACGCTTTAATTCGCGACATCCCCGTTCGTTCAGGAGCCGATGAACTCGATGGCCGAGTTGCCCAAGTATTCCAATCCTGA